GCAGCGAGGGCCCAACCTCGACCCCTACCAAACTCGGACATGCGCTAATGGCGTGCCTTCCCCCGCCTGCGGGGGAGGGCAGGCGAGTTTTACGAGCCGGGTGAGGGCCTACCCCGCTATCGCCCCCCAAACCGCCGCGGTATCCGACAGATCGTCGAACAGATAATCCGGCCCGCACGCCGCCAGGTCGTCCAGCGAGTGCACGCCGGTGGCGACGGCGATGGTCCGGACGCCCAGGTGCTCGCCGCAGGCGATGTCGAACGGCGTGTCGCCGATGATGACGATCTCCTTGCCCGCGAACTCCACCCCGGTCCGCTTCTTCGCGCGCTCGGCGGCCACCGCGGGAAGCTCCGGCCGGTCCGCGTGGTCCGACCCGAACGCGCCCACGAGGAAACGGTCGAAGCCGATGCCCGCCGCCTGCACCTTGATGCGCGCGCCGGCCTGCACGTTCCCCGTCAGCAGCCCGAGCACCACGTCGCCGCCCTCGGCCTCTATGCGGTCCAGCAGCGCGGGGACGCCGGGGAGCGGGTGCACGTCCGCCCGGCCGATCTCGCGCTGGAGGTTGGCGAGGTACGCGTCCCAGAACTCCGGCAGCCGCGCCTCCACGTCAGCCTTCGCCATGCCCGCGGACGCGAGCAGCTCGGTCACGATCTGCGGGTCGGTGCGCCCGGCGAAGGAGTACGAGCCCACCGGCCCCGTCTGCCCGAAGACCGCCGTGAGCGCGTCGGTCACCGCGCGCCGCCCAGCGCCGCCGGCCGTGAGGAGCGTACCGTCTATGTCGAACAGCACCAGCCGCTTCATTCGTCCACACCCGCGCGGAAGGGAGCGGCGCCGGCTCTCGGC
This genomic window from Longimicrobiaceae bacterium contains:
- a CDS encoding HAD hydrolase-like protein, which translates into the protein AESRRRSLPRGCGRMKRLVLFDIDGTLLTAGGAGRRAVTDALTAVFGQTGPVGSYSFAGRTDPQIVTELLASAGMAKADVEARLPEFWDAYLANLQREIGRADVHPLPGVPALLDRIEAEGGDVVLGLLTGNVQAGARIKVQAAGIGFDRFLVGAFGSDHADRPELPAVAAERAKKRTGVEFAGKEIVIIGDTPFDIACGEHLGVRTIAVATGVHSLDDLAACGPDYLFDDLSDTAAVWGAIAG